The segment TAGTATATCCTGATTCAAAAGTTAACTGATCATTAATCTCGTACATTTCAGAAGGAAGAAGAGGATAGTTAGTCCTGTTTTTTTCATTATATGCATCTAATTGATCTTGACTTCCAGCTTGAATATCGACACTTACTTGATTATTCGTTTTACGTGCTAAATTAACAATGACATCATTAATATATGTGTCTTGACCTTCAGCAACAAAGCTTTGCAATAAGTCATTGCTCTTTAAATAAATACCTTGATCGCTTTTATGATCTTCTAAGGCATCTTTATATAGCTCATTTTGACATCCTGTAAAAAGGATGAATAAGCTAAGACATGATAATATAATTTTTTTCATTTTATACACTTGTTATTTTTCAATAGGATAAACTTGATTTCCAAAGTATAAAGCTTTGCGCAGCCAATGGTATGGTCTGTTTTCAGCTTCTTCACGGTTGATATTTGCGTAATCATATTCCATATGGAAAGTACCAATACCACCAATTCGTTTACCACTTGGAAGATTTAAAGTTGCATAATCTAATATTTGTGTTCCTGGTTCTCTATTTAATTCAGGTCTCACTGTACTTCTATAATGAGTAATACCACCTGTTTTCCAAGTTTGTTCAAACTCCACAGTAATAATTGTTTTTTCTTCCCAATCTGATAGGTGTGGATGATTAATTTTACTTAAAACATAACTAGTTCTACTTTCCCAATAAGCTTGATAAATATAATGGTCTACAAGTTTTGAAGTTTCACTAGAGAGAAGGTCTGGTTGTCCATCCATAACAAGCATACGTCCTGCAGGACGGAGTCTTTCACTTAATGTTTCAATGAAAATTTGCATATTTCTATTTCCATTAGGAGATATTTCTTGACCACTGGCTAGAGTTCCTGAATGACCGTACCCTGGTTCGTAATCAATATCAAAACCATCTAAGTTATACTTTTCGATCGAGTCACAAATAGCACTTGCATAAGCTCTAACTCCATCTTCGAAAACTCCTTTACCTTTTTCTTCAACCCAATAGTCAAGAGCATCTCTTCCTATAGGTGTTAATTGATCTCCTAAGTCCTGAATAATCCAGCAGAGTATAGCTTTCCCACTTTTTACTTCTTGAAAGAATTTAAGATCCTTTTTTTGCTCAGGAGTTAAATTTCCTCTACATCCCCACAAAGAAACAAAGTCAACACTATCTGGTAGTGCTTTGAGGTAGTTTTGAGGATTGTCCCCCTTACCTGTCCAGTTACCAAACCATCCGAATCCTTTGACATGGCGAGTTTCTCTATATTCTTTAATATTTTTAAAATACTCTTGTAAGTCTAAGGTAAGATCTTCCATCGATTCTGCCTCTAAGTATGGAATACGTCTTTTTAAACCTTCTTGGTTCTCCAAAATATCTCGTTCAGTGTCTGTCCACTTACTACAAGCTTGGGGTAAGAATACCATTGTCAATACAAAAGGTATTATATGTATAAGCGTTTTTATATTTGATTTCATTGTCTTTATTTTCTTAAAATTAGCGTTGAGATGGTCTGTCTTCACGAACCCACCACATTTTAGTAGCACCTGTATCTTCTCCACCTAACAGAGATGGAATTTCATTCATATTAGGATTATTACTGTATTCGCTTGGTGAATATCTAAAACGTTCTGGTGCAAGACACTCTGTGCAACCAATTCGTTTAGGAGCTTCTCTGTCTTCAGGTGGTAGTATAAAAGGATAGCCTGTTCTACGATACTCTGTCCAAGCTTCAACAGCATTCGGATATAATGCTAAGTATTTCTGAGTCATTATTTTCTGAAATTGTTGTTCTTTTTGGCTAAGGTTAGAAGCCTGATTCATATCATTCCAGTTAGGTGATGTATTCTTTTCGGAAATTTTGGCAGAGTAGTAACCATAATGATAATTTGACATATCAATATCTGTAGGTCTTGATTTAGATTTTAGATATTGTTCTACACCCTTTACTCCATTTTCTTCAAAAGACATAGTCACACCTTCTTCATATAGCTGTTTGGGATTTTCTGAAATTAATCCAAATAATGCTGCTTCAGCTTTTAGAAACAATACTTCCGATGCACGCATCCAGTAGAGTGGAGAACCTTCATAAACATTTGGTTTAGATGCAAATTCAGGTGTATTTTTCCCCATCTCTTTACTCCTACTATTAGTAGGCGCTACAGCTAAATAATGAGCTTCATCAAAAAAAGTTCCTTTGGTAAAGTATTTAGATATACGAGGATCTTCATATCCTGTTAAATAACTCCATATACCTAGTCCCATTCTAGTTTCACCATAATCTATAGAAGCTAACAGAGAGTTTAATAATGGCATTTTGCTGGTACTTTGAACTTTAGCTTCTTCTTCAATATTCTCAATGACACCTCCGTTTGCTGGATCGAGAGCTTTTTGAATGTACTCTTGTGCTAAAGCTTGGTCTTTAAAATGTACACGTACACTCATTCTTAGCATAAGAGAATTTGCGAATTTTACCCATTTACTAGTGTTGCCATCATAAATTGCATCATAGTCATTCATTAATAATGAAGGGTAATTTTTTAGAATTTCTACTGATTCATCCAAATCTGCAAGCATTGCTCTATATACATCTTCTTGTGAGTCTAGTTTGGGAGCAATACTACCTTTTCCTGCATTAGTATATACTATAGGTCCAAAAACGTCAGTTGCTCTTAACCAACCTGCTACTTTTACAATATTAGCAAGTGCTAAAGTTGCTTTATCATTAGGTTCTTCAGATCCGTTTGCTTCTTTGTAAATATCATTCCATGATCTATATAGCTTAGAGTAAAAGTTTTCATAAGCATAAGTCATGCGGTCTTCTCTAAAGTTCCAATTTGATTCAATATTGAAGCCCCAATTGTTATTGTTTCCGAAATATCCAATATAGTTTCCAGAAGATATTAGATCTGTATTTTGAAGATCATTACCTGGATCTGTAGTTTTATCTGGAGACCCAATAGGGATAACTAATTGTTGCATTTTCATAAATGCGGAACCATATGCTAGTCCTCCCGCTTTTAACTCTGAATCTGTAACACCGTAGATATTTGAATTAATATCCTCATAGTCGGCACAAGCAGATAGTAATGCTATTAATGCTAAATATATATATTTCTTCATTTTTATAATATTAAAATTAAAGATTAGAAACCTACTTTAAGTCCAACTCCAAACGTTCTTTGACTTGGAAGCATGAAGTAGTCATAACCTTGTCCAAATGTACCTGTTGATGCAGTTAATTCTGGATCGAATGGAGCTTTATTATAAAGCATCCAAAGGTTTGTTCCATAAACTGATAATGACAAATCATTAACAATGTTATTAAACCATTTCTTAGGGAAAGAGTATGATAGACGAGCTTCTTGTAATCTTACATTTGTTGCAGAGTACACATAATATGCATCAAGATTTGAAACTGATTCATAATAGGTTTTAGGATCTACTACAAAATCACCTACTTGTACACCTCCTGCATCTCTTGCTTGTGCTGAAACCTTTGAAACTCCAAACTTGTCAAGCATAGCTTGTGTCTTGGAAATAACTTGTCCTCCAATACGAGCATTAAAGAGCATGTTAAAGCTAAAGCCTTTATAGGAAAGTGTGGTGTTCCAGCCTAAATTCCATTTAGGATTGACAGAACCAATTTTATATGGAGTAGTTGATTCGGTTAGTAATTGATCACCATCTTCTTTGTTGTAGTTAATATGATTTTCGTCATCACGTTTTAACCATTCATCTGCATACAGATCTCCAATTTGACCTCCTTCTCTCAAACGGAAACGTCCCATTTGGATGTCTGAAAGGTCTAGTATTTGTGTAGGATCTACAGGGTTTTTTACATTGTGAGCTAATTCTTTAATTTTATTTCTATTAGCTGTAGCTGTTAATACTGTATTGTATTCAAAGTCTTTGAAAGACTGGCTTAAGCCTAAGTTTATTTCAATACCTTTATTTTGTACGTTACCAGCTTGAACAAACATATAGTTATAACCAGAACCCTTTGATAATTGAGCCTTTAGCAATTGGTTATATGTATTTGATTTATATAAGGTAACACCAATTGAAAGAATATTGTTAAACCATTTAGAATCAACCCCTAATTCATATGATCTTGTTCTTTCAGCCTTTAGATCTGACACAGGATAATATTCATAAGGATCAACAGCTCCTCCTGAAATATTGTGAGTAATAGTACCTGGAGTTAAACCTGTGAATGGAATAGGTGAACCTACTTCTGTATATGAAGTTCTAACTTTCAAGAAAGAAAGAACAGGCTTAATTCTTTGTTGTAAATCATCTGACAATAGTTCTGTTACTAGAGCTGAAAGACCTATTGATGGATAGAAAATCCATTCATTTTTACTATTTACTAATTGAGATGGTTTATCCCCTCTACCTGTTAGAGTTAAATATAGAGCAGAGTTCCATGATAGCTCTGTGGAACCAAACATTGCAAAATTTCTTGTTCTACTATTTCCTCCTATTTCTGAAGGTGTACTATTGGTTGGATCAATATTTGTATATGTGAACTTATTAGGAACTAATAATAATTGTCCACCATATCCACGACCTTTTGTATCATACTCTTCAAAAGAAGAACCGATATTCGCTGTTAAGTGAAAATTAGTATTTAGATCTTTGTCTAGATTCACCATAATATCAGCATACTTTTGTTTGAAAGTAGAGTTAGAATAGGTGTATCTTCCTTTTGGTTTAGCAAATGTGTTTATAGTTGAAGCATATCTTTTATCTTCTTTTTCAGTATAAGTATTATCTAATCTGACACGGCCTGCTATATTTAACCAATTAGTTAAATCATATTTTGCTTGTCCATAAAACATATATCTGTCTTTTGCTTCTGGTCTAATGTTACGATATGCAATCCAGTAAGGGTTTTGGATATCCATACCCATGTCGCCAGGACTCCAGTATTGTTCACTATATCCAAGATTTTCATTGTATCTTTCAAAATACTTTTCTTGTTCAAAGTTTTGTCCTCTTGGGTATAGATATGCTCCTACAATAGGGTTAAAGTATGTACCAAAAGAAACCATATTATTAGCAAATTCTCTAACATAACTAGCTGATGCATCAATAGTAAGTTTGTCATTAAAGAATTTAGCTGTATTTCTAAGAGTTACATTATATCTATGATATTTGTTGTTAGGAACAACTCCTGTTGCATTGATAGCTGAAGCAGAAAAGTAAGTTTGATTTTTTTCTGTTCCTGCCGATATATTGAATGAGTTATTAAAAGTATTTCCTGTATTAAAGAAATCTTTTGGATCATAAGATGTCGGAGTTGCTAATTTATCACCCCATGATCTGGAATCACCAGATTTATTACCATAGGTATTTTGAAATTCTGGTAAAATGTATGCGTTAGCAGCTTCAAATGAAGAATTGACATTGACTCTGACTTTGCCTTCTTTACCTTTCTTTGTATTAATAAGAATTACGCCATTTGCAGCAGAAGCTCCGTAAAGAGCAGCAGCAGAAGGACCTGTAAGGACAGAAATACTTTCAATGTCGTCAGGGTTAAAATTCGAGATACCTTCTCCTGAAGTCATACCACCGAAACCTGTGCCACTTCCACTTCTGTCTGCTTGGTTACCAATTGGAATACCATCAACAACGTATAAAACGTTATTATCTCCCATGATTGATTTATTCCCTCTCATTACTACACGAGTAGAACCACCCACGCCTGCAGAGCTTCGTTGGATGTTTACACCTGCAACTTTACCAGAAATAGAGTTCATAAAGTTTGCATCTTTTATTGAAGTAAGTTCATCTCCCTTTACTTGTTGTACATTGTAGCTAAGTGCTTTTTCTGCACGTTTAATACCTAAGGCAGTAACAACTACTTCATCGAGTGTCTTAGTGTCTTCCTTTAAAACAACTTTCAGGTCTTGACCTTTTGTGATTTTAAATTTTTGAGACATATAACCGATGTATGAAACTTCTAATTCGCTACCATTGGGAACATCGATACTAAAATCGCCATCAATGTTTGTAATAGTTCCTGTTGATGAACCTTTAATAGCAATGCTAACACCGATTAAGGATTCTCCAGCTTCATCTACTACATTACCTGTTACTTTGTGTCTTGTGGTTGATTGTTGTGCTTTAGCTGTTTGTTTAGCGGATAATACAAGATGATTGTCCTTGATTGTGTAATTAACATTCGAGTTTTTTAGTAGTCTTTCAACAACAACTGATGCATCTTCGTTTGTTGCTTTAATACTATATTTTCCTTGAGTGTCTATGTCTTTGACATTATACACAATTGATAGGGATGCTTGTTGCCCTATCTCTTTGATGATTTGTTCTAATGTTGATTCTTTGAAATCTACCGTAATTTTAGAGCTCTGTGCATTAGCAAAGGTGCTCATTGATACTAATAGTAGAATCAACAACAAATATTGAAATTTGTATTTCATAGTTTGTTAATTGATAAAAAATGTATAAGTAATAGTGTTTATCTTGATAAGAGTAATTTGTTTTTCTTTGAAAAGTTTATGGAATGTGTTGTTTCATTTTTTTAGAGTGTTTATTAATTTATGTTTAGATTTCAAAAGTTATAAGTAATACAAGTTGGTTTTAAGTCTTACTAAAGAATGTTTGCGTTTTTTTATATAAATATTTTCATATATAACTTAACTATCTGTTTATTAGAGTTTTAATACTTTTGATGTTAGAGTCTTTTTAAAGGAAATTATTTTTTAGTCTGAGTCATAGATCTATCATAACACCGACATGATGATGTCTTGTCGGTGTTATGATCATAGCATGAGTTAGTCAAAAGATCTTCTTAGTTTTATTTAAGTTGGAAAAAATGAGTTCTTTTTAGTTCTATAGTTAGCTAAAGAATAAAAATCCCAAAAACATTTCTGCTTTTGGGATTTTCTTTCTTATAAATATTAATCAGCTTTATACTTCTAGTGTATAGACCTAGAGAGTTTCTTTATTTAGTATAGAATAACTTTATTATCTATTACTCTATATTTAAATTTTTCGGTGAGTGTTAGTATATTTAATATATAGTCTATATTATCATTTGTAGAGAAGGAACAAGTGTATATTTCTTCTTTTAGCTTATCATTCTCAAATTGAAAATGGATATTGAAATGCTGTTCAAGTGTTTGTGCAATCTCTTGTAATGTACTTTTATCAAAGGTTAACTCTCCTGTTCTCCAAAGTAAAATATTATGAGGTTTACTATATGTAAATAATTCAGAACTGCCATCTTTTGCATTTATAATGATGCTTTGTCCTGGCTTTAAAATGGTAGAGTCTTCTACTTTTGAACTTTTTACTTGGACTGAACCCTCTAGTAATGTAGTTATAACTTCAGCTTCACTTTCTCTGGAGCGAACATTAAACTTAGTTCCAAGCACTTTTACATCTACATCTTGAGCAGATACAATAAATGGCTTTTTTTTATTGGGTTTTACCTCTAAGTATGCTTCACCATCAAGCGCCAAAATTCTCTTTTTATTCCAAAATGATTCTGTGTATTTTACTTGTGTTGTTGCATTTAACCAAACCTTTGTTCCATCAGGTAACGTTATTTCACTTCTTTGGTTATCATCGGTTGATGCAATATAGGTAGCATTAATATTATCTTGCATAAGGAATAAGAGTATACTTGTAGTAAGGACTATTCCTGTAAAAAAGGCTGCGAGTGGTGTTGCTATCTTTCTAAAAATAGGAATAAAGCGAGTTGGTGACAGAGGAGAAGTATTATCTTTGTGAAGAGTTATTTTGCTCTTTATCCTTTCAAAACTGACATTCTCATCCGCTTTTTCGTAGGCATAAGAAGCCTTCTCTAGTTTGTAAACAGTATAAAAATCTTGCATCTTTTGTTTATGCTCTTCAGATTTATTATACCATTCTTCGACTTTTTGGGTTTCTTCAGTCGATAAACTATTGTCAATATATTTAGTGAGTGTTTTATAGTCTAGCTCCATGGTTCTTTTCAGAATGTCTGTATCTATATTTAATTTAATATATGGTTGTTGTAAAGTTAATACAATTAAGTATATATAAGTACTAAATAAAAAGAGGTTTTTTTTAAAAAATATTTTTTGATGATGTGTATCTTTTGTTGTAGGTTTGCAGTCGGAATATAAATATGGAGTGTATTGGCGTTGACAAATAGTGAAAATAGTAAAGAACTCATCCAGCAACTAAATGAAGGGAGTCATGATGCTTTTAGAAAAATTTACACTTTTTACTACAGGGGTTTAGTGGCCTTTTCTTCACAATATGTGGATTTTGAAGAAGCAGAAGAAGTTGTTCAAGAAGTAATGTTGTGGGTTTGGGAAAATAGAAACAAGATATCATATAAATTGTCTCTAAAGTCATTGCTGTTTACTATGGTCAAGAATCGGTCATTAAATAAGATAGCTCATTTAGATGTTCGTAGGCGAGCTTATGCAGAAATAATACGAGAATCTGAAGATTTAGCAACACCTGATGATTTTGTAAATGGATCTATCTTTAAGAAATATCAGCTATTACTAAAAACGATGCCCGATACTTATCGAGAGGCTTTTGAGTTAAATCGTTTGAAGAATATGACACATAAAGAAATTGCTGATTATTTAGATGTGTCTCCTCAAACGATCAATTATCGGATTAGTCAAGCTTTAAAATTCCTTCGTGGTGGTCTAAAAGAATTCCTTCCTCTACTTTTACCTCTCATTTTATTATTGAGTTTCATATAGAAATAGTATATTCTTGATTTATTGCTGTAACATAATAGTTTACTTGACCGAAAATTAGTCACTAAAAGTGTTTTAAATAAGTTGAGTGATCTATTCTATGACGATATGTTTCTATTTTGTACGTCGAATCTTTTAGAGTAAAAAATATGAATATTCGAGATATAAAATGGGTTGTAAAGTCTTTTAATGAATTAACGAGTAGAGAGCTGTATAAAATACTACATGTTAGGCAAGAGGTTTTTGTATTAGAATTACAAGGTTATTATCAGGATATTGATTATCAAGATCAAAAAGCTTTGCATCTATTAGGTTTTGTAAAAACAGAATTAGTAGCCTATACTCGTATTTTCCCTCAGAACATAATCTTTTCAAAATCAGCATCCTTCGGTCGTTTTCTTGTTGTGAAAGAGTATAGAAAAGAAGGAGTAGGGCATGAGTTGATGGAACAAACATTCCAAGTTGTTGAAGGGTTGCTCGAAGCTAATGCTATTGAAATAGAAGCTCAACTCTACCTTAAAGTCTTTTATGAAAAATATGGGTTTATCATGACTGGAAATTCTTTTATAAATGCAGGTATCCCACATATTATCATGAAGAAAGATCTGTAAACTTTGAGTTTATATTGAACTGCTAATCATGTTTGAAAAGACTTTTGATGGATTAAATTGGCGCATATCTATCTTATTATCTATAGATTAATAAAAAGGCTACTTAATTTGCGAGTTAAGTAGCCTTTAATTTATTCTTGAGTTTAATGATTTTATTTTTTTATGAGATCAAATAGATAAGATAATTTTATAGTGAAGACACTATGAGCGGATCTATCAAAATAATCTTTCTTAGAATTATTATAAAAGTCAGATAATCCAAAATAATATCTTCCTTCAATTAAAAAGTTTCCAGCCTTTTTTGTTTTCCACTCTAATCCTAAACCTCCAGTAATGCCATAGTCAAATTTATTCTCTGCAGTCTTACCATATTGAGCCATAGTCACATTACTAGCTTCAAACTGATCGCTGAATTTTTCATTCTCACTGATTAAAAAAGCTATTTCTGGACCTAGGTGAATAAAAAATTGTACACCTGTAGGTTCTTTTCCGAATGCTAAATGTGCCAAAAACGGTATTTCTATGTAGTTCATCGTACGGCTATAGCTGTTTTCTGGTTGCTCATCAAATTGCTCTTTCCATCCTCTTTGTGAAAAATTGATTTCTAATTGTGCTCCACAAATCATTGCAAAATATTTTTCAGAGATATATCTAGCCGATACACCAAATGAAGGTCCAATAAGTGTACCTTGTTTAACTGTTGGTGTAAACATCACCGAGTTTATATTTATTCCGGCATTACCTCCTACACTAAGTATATTCCTCATATCTCCTATTTGAGCTTTTACTAAGTTACAGGTTAGTAAGAAGAGGCAAAGGATTATTATTTGTCGTAATTTATGCATAATTTATTTACTTCTGTATTAGTCAAAATCAATTTTAACCAATTCATAGTTACGATTAAAATGTACAAAGAATACTTTCTTATTAACAAAACCTCCCCAAGTATTTACCCTATTAAAATTAAATCCTGTCTGTATAGGATCTAGGTGCAAATCTTTTAGCCTAGTTTCAAGAGCAGTTCCGTAGATAGATAATCCTTTTATAAAGAAATACCCTATATCAAAGCCAAGCATTCCATATCTAGGATAGGTGTCAATCATCTCTTTACTATACCATTTATGGTATGAGCGTGTAAAGGATTTGGCAGCCGGTAATAAGTTGTTTGTATAAAAAGAAGAGTAGAAATACGTATCTAATTTGAAATAATTATCAATATGATCTCGTGTGTAAGTTTGCCATTCAGGATATCCAAACATACTTATATTTAGTTCAGGGTATCTTTCTACTAATTGAGTTAATTTCGGTATAAGTTCTATAAGAGTGACATCTTTGCCACTAGTTGGTACAAAGATATTTGCTTTTTGTGGGTTTAGCTTAGTTGCTAGAGATCCTACAGAATCGGTTACCGCTACATGTTTATAGGCAATGGATCTGGTGTCTAAATCTTGTTTAAATCCTTTTATAAACTCCTCTTTTCCATTATCATACTGCTGAGCATTGACGAAAATAACATTTGGATTTGCAAATTTACGTGCAAAGTTTTGATAGACTTCACTATACAAATAAGATTGAGGAGTGTTAATTTGATAAATAGATGGATTATTGAATACTACATCTGTTTTTGCTGAAAAAGGTATAACAAGTCTTATATTATTTTTTTGAGTAAACTCTGCTAAAGGCTTGATTTGTACTTGATATAAAGGTCCAACAATTACATTCATCTCCTTCAACTCGGGCTTTGACAATATTGTATTAATAGAATACTCTGTTTTACCAGAGTCATATACATACATATCCACAGAAACACCTGAGCGTTTTAGGCTATCTACCGCTAAGAGAAATCCTTCATAGAATTCAATCATTCTCATAGATTCACCTCTATGACCATTTTCAGGAAGGAAAGGTAGTATAATCGCTGTCTTAATAGTTGATAAAGCCTTGTAAGAAACCTCTTCTTCTAACTCTTTAAAAACTTCAGAATCAGTAGGAGGATTATCTACAACAAATGGATTTTCTATAATTTCTGCTATATCTTCTTTTTGAGAAGTTTCTTTTGGGTATGGTATACAAACAAACATGCCCTTTTTCATTCCATCTTTGAGCTCGGGGTTTGCATTGATTAATTCTTGTTCTGTAATGCCATATTTCCGGCTGACACTAAAAATAGTTTCACGTCTTTTTACCTTGTGCATTTCTTTACATCGAGGTTTTACTGCTGGTCTAATATCAGATTGAATTAGATCATCCTCTTGCTGGCGTTTTACAATTTCTTGTTGTACGTCTTGTTCAGATGTTTTGGGTATTCGAATAACTTGACCACTACGAAAATTCTGAGCACTCAACCCTGGGTTTGCACGCATAATAGCTTGTGTTGAAACTTTATAATCAACAGATAGTCTATATAAGGTGTCACCAGGCTTTATCGTATAAAAGATGTCATCTTTCTTTTGTACCGTTTTCTGAGGTATTTTAAGGGCTTTACCTGTATAAATTACTCGGTCTGAACCTGGATTGAGCTTTATAATATCTTCCTTGCTAACTTTATACATACTTGCTATGGAGTATAAGTTTTCTCCTTTTTGAATAGTATGTAAGAAAAAATCTGTAGCGTCTTGTGCAAAACCGCTTAAAACAGAGCAGCTTAATAGAGTAAATATTAAGAAAATGCGCTTTATTCTATTCATTCTTGTTTTGTTCTATAGTCTAAAAGAATTAATACCTTAAGTTAAGCAAAGGTACAAATAAACTGATATATACACATAGAATCACGGTTAAGAAAATAATTATGGCTTAATTGAAACTATA is part of the Bacteroides coprosuis DSM 18011 genome and harbors:
- a CDS encoding Peptidoglycan-binding lysin domain protein (InterPro IPR002482:IPR018392~KEGG: bfs:BF2635 hypothetical protein~PFAM: Peptidoglycan-binding lysin domain~SMART: Peptidoglycan-binding Lysin subgroup~SPTR: LysM-repeat proteins and domains;~IMG reference gene:2504106669~PFAM: LppC putative lipoprotein; LysM domain), coding for MNRIKRIFLIFTLLSCSVLSGFAQDATDFFLHTIQKGENLYSIASMYKVSKEDIIKLNPGSDRVIYTGKALKIPQKTVQKKDDIFYTIKPGDTLYRLSVDYKVSTQAIMRANPGLSAQNFRSGQVIRIPKTSEQDVQQEIVKRQQEDDLIQSDIRPAVKPRCKEMHKVKRRETIFSVSRKYGITEQELINANPELKDGMKKGMFVCIPYPKETSQKEDIAEIIENPFVVDNPPTDSEVFKELEEEVSYKALSTIKTAIILPFLPENGHRGESMRMIEFYEGFLLAVDSLKRSGVSVDMYVYDSGKTEYSINTILSKPELKEMNVIVGPLYQVQIKPLAEFTQKNNIRLVIPFSAKTDVVFNNPSIYQINTPQSYLYSEVYQNFARKFANPNVIFVNAQQYDNGKEEFIKGFKQDLDTRSIAYKHVAVTDSVGSLATKLNPQKANIFVPTSGKDVTLIELIPKLTQLVERYPELNISMFGYPEWQTYTRDHIDNYFKLDTYFYSSFYTNNLLPAAKSFTRSYHKWYSKEMIDTYPRYGMLGFDIGYFFIKGLSIYGTALETRLKDLHLDPIQTGFNFNRVNTWGGFVNKKVFFVHFNRNYELVKIDFD
- a CDS encoding RNA polymerase, sigma-24 subunit, ECF subfamily (COGs: COG1595 DNA-directed RNA polymerase specialized sigma subunit sigma24 homolog~InterPro IPR007627:IPR013249:IPR014284:IPR014327~KEGG: bfs:BF1308 putative RNA polymerase ECF-type sigma factor~PFAM: RNA polymerase sigma factor 70, region 4 type 2; RNA polymerase sigma-70 region 2~SPTR: RNA polymerase ECF-type sigma factor;~TIGRFAM: RNA polymerase sigma-70, Bacteroidetes type; RNA polymerase sigma-70~IMG reference gene:2504106666~PFAM: Sigma-70, region 4; Sigma-70 region 2~TIGRFAM: RNA polymerase sigma factor, sigma-70 family; RNA polymerase sigma-70 factor, Bacteroides expansion family 1) — its product is MALTNSENSKELIQQLNEGSHDAFRKIYTFYYRGLVAFSSQYVDFEEAEEVVQEVMLWVWENRNKISYKLSLKSLLFTMVKNRSLNKIAHLDVRRRAYAEIIRESEDLATPDDFVNGSIFKKYQLLLKTMPDTYREAFELNRLKNMTHKEIADYLDVSPQTINYRISQALKFLRGGLKEFLPLLLPLILLLSFI
- a CDS encoding GCN5-related N-acetyltransferase (COGs: COG2153 acyltransferase~InterPro IPR000182~KEGG: zpr:ZPR_0012 GCN5-related N-acetyltransferase~PFAM: GCN5-related N-acetyltransferase (GNAT) domain~SPTR: Putative uncharacterized protein;~IMG reference gene:2504106667~PFAM: Acetyltransferase (GNAT) family) produces the protein MNIRDIKWVVKSFNELTSRELYKILHVRQEVFVLELQGYYQDIDYQDQKALHLLGFVKTELVAYTRIFPQNIIFSKSASFGRFLVVKEYRKEGVGHELMEQTFQVVEGLLEANAIEIEAQLYLKVFYEKYGFIMTGNSFINAGIPHIIMKKDL
- a CDS encoding hypothetical protein (KEGG: bfs:BF2636 hypothetical protein~SPTR: Putative uncharacterized protein;~IMG reference gene:2504106668) translates to MHKLRQIIILCLFLLTCNLVKAQIGDMRNILSVGGNAGININSVMFTPTVKQGTLIGPSFGVSARYISEKYFAMICGAQLEINFSQRGWKEQFDEQPENSYSRTMNYIEIPFLAHLAFGKEPTGVQFFIHLGPEIAFLISENEKFSDQFEASNVTMAQYGKTAENKFDYGITGGLGLEWKTKKAGNFLIEGRYYFGLSDFYNNSKKDYFDRSAHSVFTIKLSYLFDLIKK